Proteins encoded within one genomic window of Oryza brachyantha chromosome 7, ObraRS2, whole genome shotgun sequence:
- the LOC102713381 gene encoding protein LONGIFOLIA 2, with protein MPAKYLQVLGEDRRPELHRQTGCVTGIFQAFDRRYPLAAHHSHKRLLPPAHALSSSPSVGEERTRYSSQIVLDKNLSKSWIDNQRAPLTVELSQGSCSSSSCSSLSSLDGNRSTQQDLSSTDRMLFPEKPFKCSPKLKSSSDSDNGVESYLDDALAKLSAQSSYPTHGIRNLVKDSIYRDSRDSSARTFTKEAEKDHLFSCGDQPRSLDEPPSSATQEKNKGTVDINESLRVLAKFREPSWNPSESGQQPRLSYDAPRFSCEGRESASKFREVPRLSLDIKESPLRNREIDLRSKPSMIAEDGRSSINRELNPALETQQEQNACKRLPSVVAKLMGLEALPEHKDNTVIPSQVSKSVTERSEEPMLRPLNFSSHNEPTPRQQRNLDATIRNVPNSKFPVETAPWKQQEKIVLPRKLPKGSKGVHGKEQPAASVYSEIEKRLKDLDFQQSNKDLRALKQILDSMQAKGLLQNKKREEPSMLKIHDGENDNREATDVNQRPNGTSNTQQAPEGALSFSMEEESTTERCFKSPIVIMKPAKSADLLSNVAEDSTVDPLGGLSELPQLRTVNSADKKKSSKAIKAAVEQHMEPSSRVPAPQPVASFDKRANGRNEDISRKQKSTSQQMTESSARRQQMQRDNNGSLLKHKNSTSPRVVQKKHDLERRARPPIPSSDSNKNQRQSVERSHLDSVSPRSKFRRKPAQAQQVEDGHQNGVSSRTRSLNQQGNDMSVRSDGSISVASELDVEVTSADRSADVNVSSSRQGTQTTPSGRNPQKVKTSYDANKDLPSMDPAATISERPSPVSVLDSSFDQEDYFRTNKVSNSSNVDDERHPSPSDQSSKPSDNRPAQFVTQAKNSKLANIASLLEKLEKLNVNKDEEEAPPVDHIAFLCETPSPDHRYVSEILLASGLLMKDLGSSQMQLHASSGCPINPDLFHVLEQRKSGWASKQAGANDPKRAHRRLVFDAVNELLLERFDGESGVHSSAVAGARGRPAISSGQQLVRMVCSGIERLSKERSRMRQEDGGGGVIPDGDILQRLEGWSPCFGRRELPAMVLEIERSIFKELVDEVVRGESADGRPAKAAGRRRRRLFA; from the exons CCCATGCACTGTCAAGCAGCCCAAGTGTTGGGGAAGAGCGAACAAGATATTCATCTCAGATTGTTCTC GACAAGAACTTGAGCAAAAGCTGGATTGATAATCAAAGAGCGCCATTAACAGTGGAGTTGTCGCAAGGATCTTGTTCATCATCATCTTGTTCTTCATTGTCCTCCCTTGATGGAAACAGATCAACGCAGCAGGACCTATCCTCCACTGATCGAATGCTCTTCCCGGAGAAGCCGTTCAAATGCTCACCAAAGCTCAAGAGCTCTTCTGACAGTGACAACGGAGTGGAGAGCTACCTTGATGATGCCCTCGCCAAGCTCTCAGCCCAATCCAGTTATCCAACTCATGGTATAAGAAATCTTGTAAAGGATTCAATATATAGAGATTCCCGCGATTCTTCGGCCAGAACTTTCACCAAAGAAGCAGAAAAAGATCACCTATTCAGCTGTGGAGATCAACCTAGAAGCTTGGATGAACCTCCTAGCAGTGCAacccaagaaaaaaacaagggaACTGTGGACATTAATGAATCCCTCCGGGTTTTAGCCAAGTTCAGGGAGCCCTCTTGGAATCCATCTGAATCAGGTCAGCAACCAAGGCTGTCATATGATGCTCCTCGCTTCTCATGTGAAGGAAGGGAATCAGCATCAAAATTCAGGGAGGTGCCAAGATTGTCACTAGACATAAAGGAAAGCCCTCTTAGGAATCGTGAAATCGACTTAAGGTCAAAGCCAAGCATGATTGCTGAAGACGGGAGAAGCAGTATCAATAGAGAATTAAATCCAGCCTTGGAGACCCAGCAAGAACAAAATGCCTGTAAGCGTCTCCCCAGCGTCGTTGCGAAACTCATGGGATTGGAAGCCTTGCCAGAGCATAAGGACAATACTGTCATACCTTCACAGGTATCCAAATCAGTTACAGAGAGGAGTGAAGAGCCCATGCTGAGGCCTTTGAACTTTTCTTCCCATAATGAGCCTACTCCGAGGCAACAAAGGAATCTGGATGCAACAATCAGGAATGTTCCTAACTCTAAGTTCCCTGTCGAAACTGCACCTTGGAAACAGCAGGAGAAGATTGTGCTACCTAGAAAATTGCCAAAGGGATCAAAGGGAGTTCACGGAAAAGAGCAACCTGCTGCTTCGGTTTACAGCGAGATAGAGAAACGGCTCAAGGACCTTGATTTTCAGCAATCAAACAAGGATCTCAGGGCACTCAAGCAGATATTGGACTCGATGCAAGCGAAAGGATTGTTGCAGAACAAGAAACGTGAGGAACCATCTATGCTGAAGATACATGATGGAGAGAACGATAACAGAGAGGCGACTGACGTAAACCAGAGACCGAATGGTACCAGCAACACCCAACAGGCACCTGAAGGAGCTCTATCATTTTCAATGGAAGAAGAGAGCACTACAGAAAGATGCTTCAAATCACCTATTGTCATCATGAAGCCTGCAAAATCTGCAGACTTGTTGAGCAATGTAGCCGAGGATTCAACTGTTGATCCGCTTGGGGGTTTATCAGAACTACCGCAGCTGCGAACGGTCAATAGCgctgataaaaagaaaagctcGAAGGCCATTAAAGCAGCCGTGGAGCAACATATGGAACCTAGTTCAAGGGTGCCTGCTCCTCAACCCGTTGCTTCTTTTGACAAGAGAGCAAATGGAAGGAACGAAGATATTAGCAGGAAACAGAAGTCTACTTCACAGCAGATGACCGAGAGCTCAGCCAGGAGACAGCAGATGCAAAGAGACAATAATGGAAGCTTGTTAAAGCATAAAAACTCCACTAGCCCTAGAGTAGTacagaaaaaacatgatttgGAGCGGAGGGCTAGACCACCAATTCCCTcttctgattcaaacaagaaCCAAAGGCAATCTGTGGAAAGGAGTCATCTGGATTCAGTATCACCCAGAAGTAAATTTAGAAGAAAGCCTGCTCAAGCTCAACAAGTCGAAGATGGCCATCAAAATGGTGTAAGTAGCAGGACAAGGAGCCTGAACCAGCAAGGCAATGATATGTCCGTAAGGTCAGATGGTAGCATAAGTGTTGCATCAGAGCTGGATGTAGAAGTGACAAGTGCTGACAGGTCTGCAGACGTTAACGTATCAAGCTCTCGGCAGGGCACTCAGACTACTCCATCAGGAAGGAATCCTCAAAAAGTG AAAACCTCTTATGATGCAAACAAGGACCTGCCATCTATGGATCCTGCAGCAACTATTTCTGAACGACCTAGTCCAGTGTCTGTGTTGGACTCTTCATTTGACCAGGAGGATTATTTCCGTACCAACAAGGTCTCAAATTCATCTAATGTTG ATGATGAGCGCCACCCATCACCATCAGATCAGTCTTCTAAGCCTTCCGACAACAGGCCAGCGCAATTCGTTACACAGGCCAAGAACAGCAAGCTGGCAAACATAGCCAGCCTCctggagaagctggagaaACTGAATGTAAACAAGGATGAGGAAGAGGCTCCTCCCGTGGACCACATCGCCTTCCTGTGCGAGACACCAAGCCCAGACCATCGCTACGTCTCGGAGATCCTACTGGCCTCAGGCCTTCTGATGAAAGACCTGGGTTCATCACAGATGCAGCTCCACGCGTCGTCAGGCTGCCCCATCAACCCTGACCTGTTCCATGTTCTCGAGCAGCGGAAATCAGGCTGGGCATCCAAACAAGCTGGAGCTAATGATCCCAAGAGAGCGCACCGGCGGCTGGTGTTCGACGCGGTGAACGAGCTTCTCCTCGAGAGGTTcgacggcgagagcggcgTCCACTcttccgccgtcgccggagcaaGGGGTCGTCCGGCGATCAGCAGCGGGCAGCAGCTGGTGAGGATGGTGTGCTCCGGCATCGAGCGGCTGAGCAAGGAGAGGTCGCGGATGCGCCAggaagatggcggcggcggcgtgatcCCTGACGGCGACATCCTGCAGAGGCTGGAGGGGTGGTCGCCGTGCTTCGGCCGGAGGGAGCTCCCGGCCATGGTGCTGGAGATCGAGAGGTCGATATTCAAGGAGCTCGTCGACGAGGTGGTGCGTGGCGAGTCCGCCGACGGTCGGCCGGCCAAGGCGGCCGGAAGGCGCAGGAGGCGGCTCTTCGCTTGA